Sequence from the Meleagris gallopavo isolate NT-WF06-2002-E0010 breed Aviagen turkey brand Nicholas breeding stock chromosome 15, Turkey_5.1, whole genome shotgun sequence genome:
AGGAggtttgctttctgcagaaaaagtGACAAGAGAGAGATGACAACTCTGGGAGCATTCCTTACGCACACCACAATTAGCAAAGGAGGGGAATACACGTTTGAAGACAAACACCCAGTTCTCCCTCCAAAGCAAAAATCTGCTGGCCATCCCAGCTACAGCAGAGATAGCTGTGTCATGGCCAGGTTAAGCCAGCAGACGGCAGCAGCACCCCACGCTGTGTTTTGCAGTGGAGACACAACGGGAACGGGCCCTGGTCCCAGTGTCACTCTCCTGAGccaacacagctctgctcccttgCCAGGCAGATTCCCAGCCTTGCCAAAGGACCCACCTGCTTTGTGGTTTGCAGACACCTGCTCGACGTCTGTGTCAGAgtcactgctgtcactgctggagctgtcagCTGGGGTTGCTTTCACGGAGACTTTGGCGAGGGAGCTATTGGCATTCACAGCTGCTTTCCCTTGCCCTGCATTGCCTACAGGCTGGGGGGGGACCGTCTTTGGTGTgtgaggtgctgctgggctcttGGAGAGGCTCATATAACCTGTGAGGAGGGACTGAAACAGCACAGACACACTGAGgagacagcacagcagagcagcatcccTCGCACCAGGTACATAGATCTCTCTCTGTTGATATTGCCCCCATACTCCAAGTGAAGGGCCCCACTTTGGCCACCTGCAGAGTGATAATGCATGGTTCagtcagctctgcagagagaccATGgcaaggcagggctgccaggAGAGGGAGCTAGCACAGACAGACCCTGAGCTTGCAACATTAAGAGCTGATGATGATAGGGTCTCTCCTTTGTTCTCACCCAGTAAAGCAGACTTGGGGAAGGCTCCTGGCCATTAGTGTGCACCCACGCACAGCTAATGCACTGCAGATGTGCTGCACGCCCTGCACATTACTTACAGAGGGAATTTAATGGCTTGGACAGGGGTTAAGTTACAaataaaaagagggaaaaatccTGTTGCTATTGGAACTACACACCGGTTCTCCTGTTTTAACCCTTGCTAGGCATCAGCTCCTCCCATCTGCAGGGAAGGGTATCATGAGCTCTGAACCCAAGGCTCGGCTGCCTGGGGAAGCATTCCAGATTTCAAAGCCTGTGCCTTCCCACACAAGAaagccctgctcacagcaccaCACTTTCCTGCTAGCAAACCTACCCTAGCTTTCCATTTGCTGTGGTGGAAAACTCAACCTTTTCTCTGCTACTTAGGAGTCAGCTGCAAGATGGATCCCACAGCCTGCTCAGGTACAATACCTGTGATACTGCCTCTTCATCCTCACTGGAATCTGATGAGGAGCTGTCATCTGGCTCAGTCCCTCCTGGTTtctgcagcatccctgctggAGAAGCACAGTTCATCCCATTAAACCTACCACTGCTTACTCAGGGCTAGTTCACATACCCAGCACATGAGGATTGCCACCAACAGGCCTTCTCCCTACAAAGGAAagtcctctgcagagctggagagaaGAAATCACTCTCCGACCACTAATGTGAAGGAGACATGCCTCCTACAGGGGAACAAAAAGCTGTCCCACCCTGGCCTGGCccacagcactgacagcatCTTTTTGGGAGAACTGACCAGGTTTGGGAGGCTGCTTGGGTGTCTCCTTGTCACTGTCAGAGGAACTGCTGCTGTCCAAGCTCTCCTCTGCTTGGGTGAGCAGTGCAGTCTGGCTCAGCCTGGCatcctgtgctggctgcaggccTGGCTTCTTCGACTTGGCAGTAGGGCTTCTCAGGATGGAAGCAGCCTGcggggcagcagggctggctggagGAGCTTTCCCCGTGAGAGCTGTCTGCTTTAAGCAAGGAGGAGGAACAATCTGAGGAGAGAAAGACGAAATGCATATGGAAGAAGGAATATTTACTCATGCCCATGACTGGACAAAGCAGCCTAGAACAGTTGGGCTTGGCAATATCAGTGCAATAACAGCGgttctttattttaatagagCATTCTTCCCCCTTCCTGAGCATTCTCCTGCAGAAGAGGACAATGCACCAGCCTCAAGCTCCAGTTCACTCACCCTCTCTGCCCACTCTCCCCAGGGAAGCTCCCCACATTCATTTCCTCTGTCTTTACCTCTCCCACCACTGTGCTGCTCTCTGAGGAATCACTGTTTGAGCTCTCAGACACTCTGGAAATTGGAGGGATAGGAGGTGCTTTTATTCCCTTCCCTGAAGGTGGTGTGGCATTAGCCTTGGCAGCCACTGTGCTTGAAACCTTGGTTGGTTTGATGTTCTGCTGGGATAGAGTCTAAAAtagatatgaaagaaaaataggatAGAGCACAACTTGGAGAGAAAACAGACAGAAGCACACACCAATCCACTGCTACCTCCTTCATCTTCAGCACAGCTCTAATGCTCTTATTCTGCTTTCCTCATGGTCAGCTTTGTCTACTGTGAGCTCTCATGCATGGCCAGCACCCTGCGTGTGCCTACTGCATTAGCTCAGTGCCAAAAAAGCAACCATACAGAGGGCTCACAGACAGAGTACAGTGTGCCTGCAGACCAGAGATATCTATCCACGGCAGCACTAGCAAGATTGTTACTGCAGACTCTGTTTTGCAGAGCAGGCACCTGGACTCTCTTACATACTGGTATAACACACTCTGGGTTAATTAGCAACAGAGATAAAGCAAGGACACCAACTGCAGGTCAAATCTGCCTTCAGGTCCACAAGCAAGTCACGGATTAAAGAGCAAATTAACAAGAAGCAGTTGTGTTTCCTCACACTTGAAGCCTCTCATCAAACTTAACGGTAAGAGAGGTTAAAAATAGAAGAGCCACGGGCATGGAAATCAGACACTGACATCAAGTCCAAgacacaaacacagcacaggAGGTAGCAGGGGCAGCAAAGGAACTCTCAGCCTCCTGGTTTGTGTTACAAACAAGGCTACGTGAGCAGCCCTCCCTCTCACCATCTCTGACAAGCTGGGTCTTTGTGGGCTGACATTTCTCACACAACATCtggctttcagaaaagaaggcaACGCTGCACAATACAGAGAACTGCCAATCTGATGAGAGCTCTCAGCCGTCTTGCACAGAGCTCAAGTTACAGCAACAGCACTATTTTATACAGTCTTGGTTTTATAAATAAGCTTTAATCAAGGACCGCTCAGGCTGGCTGCTTGCCAACCAGTTGGATAGAAGGCAGCCTTTCCATTGGCCGTAGCAATAGCCAACATGGGGAAGGATTTTCTTGAATGCTGCTCTTCTCCCTTTCCCAGCAAGGGTGCTGGCCAGAAAGGGGATATGTATGTGTAGACAAATAGGACAAGAAGTACACTTGGCCACTCAACCCCCGCTCCAGCTCCTTTGCAAGCCCCCATCATGTAGGAATGACAACCACACTCCACAGTCAAAGCTTCCTCACATGGATTTTTCTTGGGCTTAAGCTTAAGGAGTGCAGAGACACCCAGAATAACTTTATGCAGAAGCAGTTCAAGCCCCCATAGAGCTCAGCTATGGCCCTATAGCATGGAGAGAGAGACATGGCATGAAGAGActcagctgagagagctgggattggTTTCATGAACACTCAGGAGTGCCTTTGGCACAGATACGAGGTCATTTCCACACTCAAAAGTAGGGGTCTGACTCTGGCTGAGAGGCAGCAAGTGCACTGTGTCTCCCTTCAACACAGATCTGTCCAGCCTACTGAGGCATGATAAGCAGCAAAAAGCTCCAGCTGCATCCCCTGCAAGGGGTTTGGGAGGAAACGGGGGGAAATCCAGCTACCCAGCTCATGGAAAAACTCTGCCTGCAAGGACTTGGCTGCCTTTCCAGTCTGTTTAACTCCCTGGAGTAGGGCAAAAGGAACACAGACCCAGAGGAGCTCTGGCCTCACACATCTAGTTGTGTTCCTGCCAAAATATTCACACCCTTCACTACTCTCACGTACACTAAGCTTGCCAAAATGCACATCCAGAGATGGGGTCACTGAGACCCGGGGATGCTGCCAAGAAACCCTGATCCAGCTGAGAAAAGGGCTCTTCTTTGCACCATCCAGCACCCACTCAACTACCTTTGACAGTCCTGAGATACCTCCTCAGCACCCACACTCAGCAGGTCAGCAGCTCTTTACCTGTGTGGGAGGGACTATTTCCTCATCAGAATCCGACTCCTCACTGGAGTCATCACTGCTGTCCATACTCAGAagaggggctggggctgccgTGGGTGCTGCTACTTTCTTCACACTTGTTGGCTGGGGCACAGCATTGCTTTTCGCTGCAGAAAAGGCATGTGAGATTGTTACTATGAGAAAGAGTTGTCCTGGACAGCCAAGGAAAGCAAGAGTTATCATCAACAGGCTGGGCAGTTCCATTTACAGGGTAGAAAAGGAAACCACGAGGATGAAGGATCCTGGTCACTAACAAGAGACTCAccagcaggcagtgcaggccGTGTCTGTGACACTGGAGTCTCCTCCTCACTGTCAGATGAGTCGCTGCTTCCACTTTCAGAGGTCTCATTCTTCAAGGTGCTTCCCACTGCCTTCTGAGGAGTCGTGGCTTTAGCAGCCTGGCTCAGACTGGGAACGGACCCAGGCTGTTCTGGTAACctctgaacaaaaaaagaaacacagtcCCAGGAATATGGTATTAGTACAACAGAAAGAACCCTGCTACTCAACTGGGATGTACTCTCACAGCTTGGGCAAAAGGCTGCAGACATCCCTCCTGCACACTGCTGAAGGCTAGCAGTGACAGAGGGAGAGTGCCTGCTGAGAGATCTGGTAGCTGCACCACCCGCAGATATTCTCCAAGCTCACAGTGCTCTGCACCCACTCGGTTTACTCCGCTCATCGCTCATCTTTGGGCTGTTCTGCCAAAGAGCAGCATCACGCTTTCCAGGGCAGGCAGCCCCCATTCAGCCCACATGCTGACAGACCGCTCGGTGCCGTGCCTCGGGGTCTGCTGCAAGAGGGTAAGACAgactcctgccctgctgcacagcccctgCCATCCCCATTTCCCAATCCTGCAATGCTGCAaacccagccctgcctgctctcAACCCTCCACCAGCCACGGCCAGCAGCCGAGAGCAGCAGCCCAGCCGCCTCACAGGAGGACGGATCCTGTCGTGCTTCCTGGCACAGCCCCACCGAGGGCTGCCACTGGGGCAGTGTTTATCATCTCCAAGCCAAACACTAAACAGACAACAGCATCTGCATGTTTACCCCATTACAGAACAGCACTCGGAACAAGCCAAGCACATTTTGACTCTGCTTAGAGAAACAGAAACCTCCAAAAGCACTTGGGAGGGGGGGGGCAGCAAACCTCacttgtctgttttgttttgattccAGTGAGTCACTATCTCCAGGAGAGAGGCCAGATTTGCAGTGCTGAAGAGAGAAGTGCTTGAAGACAGCACTAGAATTCACATGGTCTACATGAATGCATCAGCTCcattccctttccttcccaggcagtgctgtgcaaggCAAAAATCTATCGAGATCAAACCCCGGTTGCTCCCTTTTAAGACCTTCAAAGCACCAGAACTGGCTTACCCCATTGCTGGGATGCACAGCAGGAGGGTTGCTTTGCTTTCTAACTTCAGaagagattggaaaagacctgtggAAGAACTAAATGGAGGAATCCTGGCACAGAACAAACACAGCATCCACAGAGAAACCACCATAAGCCTTTATACAGCCTTGGGATTCCTCACATATTCCTGGGCAGAAGCCAAGGTCCCTCCATCCACCTGATCCTGGTCACTGCCAGATGGCTGACGGCCACCACGTCCCATGGCATGGCTCCAGACAGAATCAGGCCAGCAGCGTGGCTGAGCAGAGTAACACAGGCAGGGGGGTTCTGACAGCTTAGAGTCACAGGTACCGCAGTAACtcagagaggaggaaaataactcaagaggaaataatttttcctgctccttcttcaGTCCCCAAACCAGGAGCTGCCTGTGGATCAGTACGAGTGATGACTCAGCTCCTGCACAACCCATCTGTCACTCCACTGGGTCCATTTGCATCATGCAGCGCTGCATGACAAGAGGGGGAAGCAACACCAAGCCACGTGCAATGAGCAAAGTGTAACAATCACATTCCACCATAGAAGTGCCACCAGCGTATCAGGACTGAAATCAATAGCTCAGCTGTGTCACGACACAGTGAAGGGAGTACTGCCATCTGCAAGTGAGCATAGGGACAGGATTCaggggggggagagggaaagaCTTTCAATCTCACGGGAGATCTGGCCTCTCTCCACAGGACCTGCAGTCTAAGACAAAAACTTGCAGACACAACGTCCACCGGCACAGTCCGTGTAGGTTTCTTTGGGATGTTCAGGAATGACACAAGTTCCCAGCATGTCTCTTTCTGCAGCTCACACCCCGTCCTGCTAAGCAGAAACAGAAGCCTGTCCACAGTGGGCTTCTGTGCCATCTTTGGCCCACAACGTTaagaagagaggaaagcagagcagagctgacatTTCCAAAAGAAAGGCAGCTCATTGAGTCTTTAAGGTCAATCTGTTCCGTCCCCCCACCACCAACCTCCCCtccaaaaataagcaaaaacacCTTGTCAACTTCTTTGACTAAATATTCCTGAGTCTTCAGGGGTAAACATACCAATTAAGCAGTTCAATTTAGGCATGATGTTCATTTTAATTGTGCTAATCCACCCCCACAGGGAAAGATGAAGCAGCTTCCAACGCTCTGTATCTGTTTGGATCTTGCACAGAAGCCAGAGGAAGTTGCAGGATACAGCAAGTCAGTGGTTAGCATATGCCCAACTAGCAGATGGTGAGGATGAGCTAAGAGTTTGACTGGGAGGACAGGACTGTGGACACAGCTAAGCCTAATGGTTTAATCTTCAGGCTTCACTTAAGGTCCCTGTCTTCAGGCTACTAACACAAGAAGAAACAGGCTGTTTGGCAAAAATAGAGCTCCCTTGATGACAAGCTCTTCTTTGCTAACTACATTTAGTGAAGGGTAATTGCCACTTTGCAAGAGGGAAGATGCTGAAGTGGTTAAACAGCCACTGGCAAGACAGCTACTTGCTGCTGCCAGCTTCAATCCAACACGGTGGGAAGATAAACCCACCCCAGTATGTCCTTCAACTGCAACCCTTCTAGAATGGATGAGTCTCAATAGTTTTACAGTGAATCCTTCATAGCCCAGTGGAtgagaactgctgaatcatggcctgaacctctgattgatcacctgaggtgagcaatgagtcagacctgggaacacaggtgaaggcaattcacctgtgctgctggaaggggtggagcctggctgcacctctcctagacccatttaagagctgactacgagtggggaaggatctctttctggaggtcCCACCTTTGGAGTTTTACAgcaagcccaggacaagggtaagcacTCTTACTTATTATCTTTTTGGTATAATAACTGCTTAGCCAAACTGTCTTGTTTATTTCACCgttataacatctgtatattcattgattagACACCTAGCTATCAGGATAACTGCTCCTGCCACCCAAAGCTGAATCTTTATGTATAATAATGCAGGaagagagcagcacagagccaccTGTTAAAAGAAGCATCCCCCTCCACCCACCTCAGCAGACCAAGGctataaagacaaaaaatgcAGAGCCTCTCTGGCTCCTGCCTGTCAATACTGAAAGGACGTGTTGACAAAGAGCCTCCTTGCAAGGACACGTGAGGCTCTGCCTCCGGGTTCCCTTCCTCCCCAGCAGATAATAACTACCATCTCCAAAACATTGTTTTCAGGGCACTTTCCAAAAGGCTCTGCAGCTCAGAGTCAATGCAGCGAGAATCCATACTATGGACTTGAGGATGCTCTCACAATTGAGGCTGCTTTTGTAAAGGGATTTGCCTTTAGTCTGAGTGCTCCTGAGAGAGAGCTCTAAACTACTGCACAGTACAGGAGAATCAAGCAAGACCAAACCATTGACAACCCCTCACAAGGCCCACTCCAGAGGGGGAAGGCACAATTGTAATGAATCAGTCAGAATCAGACTAGTTCACAAGTGGAACTTGGCATCTATTCCCTACacacagatgctgctgctgggacacTGCTCCTCAGTAGAGCTTGTGTTTTCCAACAGTTCTTGCAATGGTGTCCCTCATGGAAGACCCTGAGAATCCTTAggaatcatacaatcatttatgttggaaaagaccttcaagattaGCAAGTCTAACAATCAGCCTGAACTGACAGTGGTAGCATTTAATGGCTGAACGATTGTTTTGTGCAGCCCATGTGAGAGAGCTGAATGCACTATCACCCACCTTCTGGCTGACAGGCACAGGCAGATCCTCCTCTTCACTGCCTGAAGAGTCACTGCTCTTCGCCAGGTTTGTACTTTCAGCTGGCTTTGCAGGAGCAGCAGTCCTTCCTGGCGTGGCTTTAGCTTGCTTTAGCACTGCTGTTTTTGGTGCTGTTTTTGGTGCTGTCTTCCCTTGGGACAGTGGAAGTGTTTTTGCTGGAGCTGCTTTGCTGGAGAGTGATGCTGCTGGTGTGGTTTTCACTGGGGATAGGATGGCTTGGGAGGTTTTTAAAGATGGCTTTGACTGGACAAGACAAGAAAGGACAGTGTGAAAGAAGGCAAATTCCATGGTTGCATAATTAATTTCCTCAGACTGTAATCAAAGAAAGATTTCAGAGCCCCCTGGGATAGACAAATGCTGAAGGAAGATCAGCAACTGGAAGAAGAGACAAGGAATCCTTTCACCCAGCTGCCTGGGGACAGTTTCCCAAGATAAGGAAATAAGACCAGACATTCTTCACCAGCCTTCTGATATTACCAGTCACCTCTACCGACGTAAGTTGGAGATCTCTCCACAGGAAGGAAGCTAAGCTGCACTACAGTTTGCCAAATCATATGCCATTTATTGTAATTTATAGCTGAAAGACAAATCCAACCATGGCAATTCCCAGCCTTGGAGAGGCATGCAAGGACAGTGTCAGACAGATGCACCTGGGTTACTGATGGAGGCTCCTCATTTCCACTGTCTGATGAGTCGCTGCTCTCTGAGGTGTCATCAGGCTTTGCAGCCACTGGAACCGTTACAGAGCCATGCTTGGTCTGGTTTGGTGTCCCTGCTTTTTGCTTCACTGTGCTCTTCTTGGTGGACACTGAAGTAGCAGGTGCACTCTTAACAGGCGTTGAATTAACCTGCACTGCTTTAACAGCTGGTTTTGCCTGggaacaggaggaagaaaaggagaatctTACACATTTAGGAGAGAAGAAACTGGCTCGTCATAATTGCAGACATCAGTATTAAGCAAGGCCACCACACTGCCTTTGACCAGGAAAGGCTCGTTCAGACTCCAAGCACCTGAAGCAAGCCACTTGTCCGTAACAGCCTGGCCAACCTGCCCTCCTTCTGCAAGTGGCACCTGTACAGTTATGTTTAATCACTTCCTACAGATCAAAGAATCTCCTTCCACTTCAGGCACTGGGAGGAATTGGAATGAAGCatttgctgctggcagaggttAGTGGAGCTCTCAGCTACGCAGCATGTTTCTGTGGCCTTGGATTTGGGGATTTTATGCATCCAGGGATGAAAAGGATGTTCTCAGAGaactgagcactgcagcagtttCTCTCCCTTTCAAGAGAAGGAAAGTGATTTCTTGGGGACAAAGACTCTGAGAGGTTACCTGGACTGCTGTGGTCGCAAGCTCCTCCTCAGATGATGTCTCATCACTTGAttcctcactgctgctctcagcttcCCCAGCTGCCTGCTTCAGCTCTGAAACATGAGAAAGGAGAtgacacagctgctgcctgctctcagcTCCCTGAGCATGATGCTAATGCAGCTTTTGaagtcaggaaaacaaaacaagcagcagtGAGAGACTAACGGGATTTGCAGGGAAGAGTGCCTAGTCTTTCCAAAAGCATCAGTTGCCTGCTAGGAACTGCTTTTCCAGGCAAACATCTACCCACAAATACAACTCCCCCAAGTACAGGCAGATGAGAAATCCCTTTCTGACTTTTCTCTGATCATGCAGGGAGTCGTCCAGCTACACAGCTCCCTGCACGGGCACCCTAGCCTGGTTGAACCTCCTCTGAAAAAGAGACAAGAGAAGGACCATTTGAAGAGCTTTTGCAACACATTCCTCACCCCCAACAAAGTAAAAGAGATTCCCctaaagacaagaaaataccCTAAAATAATCACTTTGCAGTAGCAACCAAAGATGCTGAAGTGCCTGTCTAGAAAGGTGAAAATGTCTACAGCATTAGTGCTGCATCTTGTTCAGATATGCTACATTCATCTCCAGCCCTGTAGAGCACAATGCTGACAGAGATGCAGACGGACTCCTTAG
This genomic interval carries:
- the TCOF1 gene encoding treacle protein, yielding RVFFAPQKLLPSLATSLEEIFTHWEKTPSKARRRKLRDEEAAIPEKIRVPDPVSSSESSEKEEDDKEKTKTGNVTSISPVTNSAVNVESSEDDDSSSEEETPSGKGAITVTPAVASGKAANSLHSPIKPTAPGAKVAVPSAANKTVLSNKQQPSASVVTPTKAGQKLPGPGKPGQAVAAASQAVQSKAPVMTKAPESCSSSSSESEEEKETPTVKASAPKVELKQAAGEAESSSEESSDETSSEEELATTAVQAKPAVKAVQVNSTPVKSAPATSVSTKKSTVKQKAGTPNQTKHGSVTVPVAAKPDDTSESSDSSDSGNEEPPSVTQSKPSLKTSQAILSPVKTTPAASLSSKAAPAKTLPLSQGKTAPKTAPKTAVLKQAKATPGRTAAPAKPAESTNLAKSSDSSGSEEEDLPVPVSQKRLPEQPGSVPSLSQAAKATTPQKAVGSTLKNETSESGSSDSSDSEEETPVSQTRPALPAAKSNAVPQPTSVKKVAAPTAAPAPLLSMDSSDDSSEESDSDEEIVPPTQTLSQQNIKPTKVSSTVAAKANATPPSGKGIKAPPIPPISRVSESSNSDSSESSTVVGEIVPPPCLKQTALTGKAPPASPAAPQAASILRSPTAKSKKPGLQPAQDARLSQTALLTQAEESLDSSSSSDSDKETPKQPPKPGMLQKPGGTEPDDSSSSDSSEDEEAVSQSLLTGYMSLSKSPAAPHTPKTVPPQPVGNAGQGKAAVNANSSLAKVSVKATPADSSSSDSSDSDTDVEQVSANHKAESKPPVGQEATGASNKEKEAGRIDASHANPKPSPFKKALAAKENDVEAKETQANPLPSALLSTPQPEESSLGGKSEVTTAAGVPAVQTPEGLEKKKKKKEKKEKKEKKKPSSTADKAVKTSKSKDKENKKQKASQKRKRPGEDGAVGQPKEKKRKGQANEEVPKKKKKKAADDPEKLPDSKEKKKSSKKKKTGKEKKNKKMPSEGESTADSFAEVHKKKKKKKKTAEPEGLL